A window from Alkalicoccobacillus plakortidis encodes these proteins:
- a CDS encoding ABC transporter substrate-binding protein, with the protein MLKKWGLLLSAPLLIAALSACGNSDDENAENGEDPEFTIGATQIVEHPSLDAAYQGFQDALTDAGINAEFSFQSAQGDPNNTSTIATNFVSDGVDMIFANSTPSAISALQATQEIPIVFTSVTDPVEAGLVSALDEPGDSITGVRDLHPEAIDDTVGFINEYFPDSTIGLVYNAGESNSVVQINAIKESVEGTSLTTTERTVATSADVQSAALALAEDADVIYLVTDNTVIAALESIVGISNDRGIPLIASDPESLDSGAFAAFGVDFHTLGYQAGEIAADILTGEKSPSDIPVESPAEINLVINREAAEAQGIEWNEAWDDAAETYESK; encoded by the coding sequence ATGCTTAAGAAATGGGGATTGTTACTATCAGCTCCTTTGCTGATAGCTGCTTTATCTGCCTGTGGAAATTCAGATGATGAAAATGCGGAAAACGGAGAGGACCCAGAATTCACAATTGGTGCAACACAGATTGTTGAACATCCATCTCTTGATGCAGCCTACCAAGGTTTTCAAGATGCTTTAACGGATGCTGGAATCAATGCGGAGTTTTCATTTCAATCAGCTCAAGGTGATCCAAATAATACATCAACGATTGCAACAAACTTTGTTTCTGATGGTGTCGATATGATTTTTGCCAACTCAACGCCTAGTGCAATAAGTGCTTTACAGGCGACTCAAGAGATCCCAATTGTCTTTACTTCTGTTACTGACCCTGTCGAAGCAGGTCTCGTTTCAGCTCTTGACGAGCCAGGTGATTCAATTACAGGTGTACGTGATCTTCATCCAGAAGCAATTGATGACACAGTTGGGTTTATTAATGAGTATTTCCCGGATTCAACAATAGGGCTAGTGTATAATGCCGGAGAATCAAACTCAGTTGTTCAGATTAATGCCATTAAAGAGTCTGTTGAGGGAACCTCATTAACAACAACAGAACGAACAGTTGCTACTTCAGCGGATGTTCAATCAGCTGCTTTGGCATTAGCAGAGGATGCTGATGTCATCTATCTTGTAACTGATAATACCGTTATCGCAGCTTTAGAGTCCATTGTAGGAATTTCGAACGATAGAGGAATTCCGTTAATCGCTAGTGATCCTGAGTCACTTGATTCAGGTGCGTTTGCCGCATTTGGTGTTGATTTCCATACATTAGGATACCAAGCAGGTGAAATAGCTGCAGATATCTTAACTGGTGAAAAATCACCTAGCGATATTCCTGTTGAATCGCCAGCTGAGATTAATTTAGTGATTAATCGTGAGGCAGCGGAAGCACAAGGAATTGAATGGAACGAAGCTTGGGACGACGCAGCAGAGACATATGAATCGAAATAA
- a CDS encoding ABC transporter permease, whose translation MNMLAIYGALELGFIYAIMALGVYLTFRILDFPDLTVDGSFVTGAAVAALAIVNGVDPFIATILAVLAGFVAGCITGLLHTKGNINPLLAGILMMIALYSINLRIMGMPRISLLNEPTIFAWVREGWNSLGIDDALRSFFQGLGMTTLPSTWSLLIVTIMVVLVIKIITDYFLKTEVGLAIRATGDNKRMIRSFSANTDFLIILALGLSNGLVALSGSLIAQQGGFADAGMGIGMIIIGLASVIIGEALFGTKSIFRTTLAVIFGAVIYRIVVALALKVDFLEAGDMKLITAVLVIVALISPKVIEKQRERRKRRQKHRLAKGQGGGENAESA comes from the coding sequence ATGAACATGCTTGCGATTTATGGAGCATTAGAACTTGGTTTTATTTATGCCATTATGGCTTTAGGCGTGTATCTAACGTTTCGGATATTAGATTTTCCTGATTTAACAGTAGACGGGAGCTTTGTGACAGGTGCTGCTGTTGCTGCGTTAGCTATTGTTAATGGTGTAGATCCATTTATCGCAACGATATTAGCTGTTTTAGCTGGTTTTGTAGCTGGCTGTATCACAGGTTTATTACATACAAAAGGTAATATTAATCCGCTACTTGCAGGTATCCTGATGATGATCGCCTTGTATTCAATTAATCTTCGTATCATGGGTATGCCACGAATTTCTCTACTTAACGAACCGACGATCTTCGCATGGGTTCGAGAAGGGTGGAATTCGCTTGGTATAGACGACGCACTTCGTTCTTTTTTCCAAGGTCTCGGGATGACAACTCTGCCTTCAACTTGGTCACTTCTTATCGTGACAATTATGGTCGTATTGGTGATTAAAATCATCACAGATTATTTCTTAAAAACAGAGGTTGGTCTTGCCATTCGAGCAACTGGTGATAATAAACGAATGATCCGTAGCTTCTCAGCCAATACCGATTTTTTAATCATACTGGCACTTGGCTTATCTAATGGACTTGTTGCCCTTTCCGGTTCTCTTATTGCACAGCAAGGCGGATTTGCTGATGCAGGCATGGGGATAGGGATGATCATCATTGGGCTCGCTTCAGTCATAATTGGTGAAGCTTTGTTTGGAACAAAATCGATTTTCCGAACAACTCTTGCAGTTATATTCGGGGCTGTTATTTATCGAATTGTTGTTGCCCTAGCTCTTAAAGTAGATTTTCTAGAAGCAGGCGATATGAAGCTCATCACCGCAGTATTAGTAATTGTTGCGCTTATCTCGCCCAAAGTCATTGAGAAGCAACGCGAAAGAAGAAAACGTAGGCAGAAGCATCGACTCGCAAAAGGGCAAGGAGGTGGAGAGAATGCTGAATCTGCATGA
- a CDS encoding ABC transporter ATP-binding protein produces the protein MLNLHEVALTFNEGTADEKKALQTIELNLEKGDFVTIIGSNGAGKSTLMNVISGALLPDQGDIQIDGKTVIKHQEYKRSAFIGRVFQDPMVGTAPSMTIEENLAIAYSRNKKRTLKLGVNKQRRDFFKQSLESLHLGLENRFTAKVGLLSGGERQALSLLMATFTEPKILLLDEHTAALDPSRAELITNLTRDIVSRHKLTTLMVTHNMQQALDLGNRLIMMDQGQIILDIPESKKQDLTVEGLLQEFKRIRGSQMESDRAVLG, from the coding sequence ATGCTGAATCTGCATGAAGTCGCTCTAACATTTAATGAAGGTACTGCAGACGAGAAAAAGGCACTTCAAACCATCGAATTAAATTTGGAAAAAGGCGACTTTGTCACCATAATTGGTAGTAATGGCGCTGGCAAATCCACGTTAATGAATGTGATTTCAGGGGCCTTATTACCTGATCAAGGTGATATTCAAATTGATGGTAAAACCGTCATTAAGCATCAGGAATATAAACGATCTGCTTTTATCGGCAGGGTGTTTCAAGATCCAATGGTTGGTACAGCTCCATCGATGACCATTGAAGAAAACCTGGCTATTGCTTATTCTCGAAATAAAAAACGGACGTTAAAGCTTGGTGTAAACAAACAACGTAGAGACTTTTTTAAGCAATCACTCGAATCGCTTCATCTTGGTTTAGAGAATCGTTTTACAGCCAAAGTTGGCCTTTTATCCGGTGGGGAGAGACAAGCCTTATCACTACTTATGGCGACTTTTACTGAACCAAAGATATTATTACTCGATGAACACACCGCGGCTCTCGATCCATCACGTGCTGAATTAATTACAAACTTAACGAGAGATATTGTTTCACGACACAAACTAACAACCCTAATGGTTACTCACAATATGCAACAAGCGTTAGACCTAGGGAATCGTTTGATTATGATGGATCAAGGTCAGATAATCTTGGATATCCCAGAATCGAAAAAGCAGGATCTAACAGTAGAAGGGTTATTACAAGAATTTAAACGAATCCGTGGTTCACAAATGGAAAGTGATCGTGCTGTTTTAGGATAA
- the sstT gene encoding serine/threonine transporter SstT — MKTVLNRWNRLGLVKQIIIGLIIGIILALTIPETAQPITIVGELFVGALKAIAPVLVLFLVISAFAQHKKGQQTNMKSIISLYIIGTFCAAVVAVIASFLFPVRLNLVNSPEGFQAPEGLSEVLQSLLLNIVDNPINAIIESNFIGILAWAIVFGLAFRRTPDTTKTMLQDISNAVLKVVEWVIKLAPFGILGLVFESISTSGLDALISYGKLLVVLIGCMLIVALVTNPLIVYMLSRKNPYPLVLTCLKESGITAFFTRSSAANIPVNMKLSEKLGLNKDTYSVSIPLGATINMAGAAVTISVLTLATAHTLDIEVNFVTALILSFIATISACGASGVVGGSLLLIPLATSLFGIPTDVAMQVVGIGFIIGVVQDSAETALNSSTDVVFTAAAEEREKRKVNKMN, encoded by the coding sequence ATGAAAACAGTTTTGAACAGATGGAATCGTCTTGGCTTAGTTAAACAAATTATTATTGGTTTAATCATCGGAATAATACTTGCCTTAACCATACCTGAGACAGCTCAACCGATTACAATTGTAGGTGAGCTATTTGTTGGTGCGCTTAAAGCTATAGCTCCCGTTTTAGTCTTATTTTTGGTTATATCTGCTTTTGCTCAGCATAAAAAAGGGCAGCAGACAAATATGAAATCGATTATTAGTCTCTATATCATCGGGACCTTCTGTGCTGCTGTAGTGGCAGTCATAGCAAGTTTTCTATTTCCAGTACGCTTAAATCTTGTTAACAGTCCTGAAGGTTTTCAGGCTCCAGAGGGGTTATCGGAAGTCCTTCAATCCTTATTATTAAATATTGTTGATAATCCTATTAATGCCATCATAGAATCCAACTTTATTGGCATTCTCGCTTGGGCTATTGTGTTTGGACTAGCTTTTAGACGCACACCTGATACAACAAAAACGATGCTACAAGATATTTCTAATGCTGTTTTGAAAGTTGTTGAGTGGGTCATTAAGCTTGCCCCATTTGGGATTTTAGGTTTAGTATTTGAATCCATTTCAACAAGCGGTCTTGATGCACTTATTAGCTATGGAAAATTACTTGTTGTGTTAATTGGCTGTATGCTCATTGTTGCATTAGTTACTAATCCGCTTATCGTTTACATGTTGTCTAGAAAAAATCCTTATCCATTGGTCTTAACTTGTCTGAAAGAAAGTGGGATTACGGCCTTTTTCACTCGGAGCTCGGCTGCAAACATCCCAGTGAATATGAAGCTAAGTGAAAAGCTTGGATTAAATAAAGATACATATTCTGTTTCCATTCCTCTTGGAGCAACCATTAATATGGCCGGTGCAGCAGTGACGATCTCTGTGCTAACACTTGCCACTGCTCACACGTTAGATATTGAAGTAAATTTTGTGACAGCACTTATCCTCTCTTTTATTGCTACAATTAGTGCATGTGGCGCTTCAGGAGTGGTTGGTGGTTCCTTATTATTGATTCCACTTGCCACAAGCTTATTTGGAATCCCAACTGATGTGGCGATGCAAGTAGTAGGGATTGGCTTTATTATTGGTGTTGTTCAAGATTCTGCAGAGACAGCACTCAATTCATCAACGGATGTTGTTTTTACAGCAGCAGCTGAGGAACGAGAGAAACGAAAAGTTAATAAAATGAATTGA
- a CDS encoding THUMP domain-containing class I SAM-dependent RNA methyltransferase: MVATATMGLEAIVAREIKDLGYEDIKVENGKVTFTAGIDAIPRANLWLRTSDRVKLLVGEFKAFTFDELFEKTKALPWADLIPANAEFPVIGRSVKSTLFSVPDCQAIVKKAVVESLKKKHNISWFDEDGPFYRIEVALHKDVATLTIDTSGEGLHKRGYRYLHNEAPLKETLAAALIKLTTWNPDRPFADPFCGSGTLPIEAAMIGQNLAPGFNRNFASDEWDWVGNDVWDKARQEVEDLARYDQKLDILGSDIDHRSVELAQNNAKEAGFADLITFKQMQVRDFSHKGSYGIIIGNPPYGERIGERDEVEFMYKQMGEALRKLDTWSVYMLTSNENFEELYGKKASKKRKLYNGNLKTDYYQYFGPRPPRKAD, from the coding sequence TTGGTTGCTACAGCCACGATGGGTTTAGAAGCAATCGTAGCGAGAGAGATTAAAGACTTAGGATATGAAGATATAAAAGTAGAAAATGGAAAGGTGACTTTTACCGCAGGAATTGATGCCATTCCACGTGCAAACCTTTGGTTACGTACGTCTGATCGTGTGAAACTGTTAGTTGGCGAATTTAAAGCTTTTACATTTGATGAACTTTTTGAAAAAACAAAAGCATTACCATGGGCGGATCTTATTCCTGCAAATGCCGAATTTCCGGTAATTGGTCGCTCGGTAAAATCCACATTATTTAGTGTGCCTGATTGCCAAGCTATTGTGAAAAAAGCGGTTGTAGAAAGCTTAAAAAAGAAACATAACATTAGCTGGTTTGACGAAGATGGTCCCTTTTATCGAATTGAAGTGGCGCTTCATAAAGATGTGGCGACTTTAACGATTGACACAAGTGGAGAAGGACTTCACAAACGTGGCTATAGATACCTACACAACGAAGCTCCACTTAAAGAAACACTTGCTGCAGCACTTATTAAATTAACAACATGGAATCCAGATCGCCCATTTGCTGACCCATTCTGTGGTTCAGGTACTCTTCCAATTGAAGCGGCAATGATCGGACAAAATCTAGCACCAGGTTTTAACCGCAACTTTGCTTCAGATGAGTGGGATTGGGTTGGAAACGATGTATGGGATAAGGCTAGACAAGAAGTAGAGGATCTAGCTCGTTATGATCAGAAGCTTGATATTCTTGGATCTGATATTGATCACAGAAGCGTAGAGCTAGCGCAAAACAACGCAAAAGAGGCGGGTTTTGCTGATCTAATCACATTTAAACAAATGCAGGTTCGTGACTTTAGCCACAAAGGAAGCTATGGCATCATTATTGGAAACCCACCTTATGGGGAACGAATTGGCGAACGAGATGAAGTTGAATTTATGTATAAGCAAATGGGTGAGGCATTACGTAAACTTGATACATGGTCTGTTTACATGCTCACATCCAACGAGAACTTTGAAGAGCTATATGGCAAAAAAGCATCCAAAAAACGCAAATTATACAACGGGAATCTTAAAACCGATTATTATCAGTATTTTGGTCCGAGGCCTCCTAGAAAAGCGGATTGA
- a CDS encoding DUF4870 domain-containing protein encodes MSNNEIIDYTEEPSSDERVMAMLIYLTSFATTIIAPLIIWLLKKNESQFIDFHGKEYFNFFISYAIYGIVASFLMIILVGFLLLPLVGILAFIFTIIAAVKAFNGEKYVIPLTIRFIK; translated from the coding sequence ATGTCTAACAACGAAATCATTGATTATACGGAAGAACCATCATCAGATGAGCGTGTCATGGCTATGCTCATCTACCTAACTAGTTTTGCAACGACGATTATTGCGCCATTAATTATTTGGTTACTAAAAAAGAATGAGTCTCAATTTATTGATTTTCACGGGAAAGAATATTTCAACTTTTTCATTTCGTATGCGATTTATGGTATTGTTGCGAGTTTCCTTATGATCATATTAGTGGGATTTTTGCTCCTACCGCTCGTTGGAATATTAGCATTTATTTTCACAATCATCGCAGCAGTTAAGGCCTTTAATGGCGAAAAATATGTCATTCCATTAACAATTCGTTTTATAAAATAA
- a CDS encoding gluconokinase gives MNNKDTIILGIDIGTTSAKSVLFYTNGAVLASSEISYPTLSPQPAWSEQDPEVILRAVKLSVSQSIASSNTEPSKIAAAGFSTAMHSLLAVTKEGKAMTNSIIWSDNRSAEQVTTLKQSNEALEFYLRTGTPIHTMSPLSKLLWMKEHTPDVFQRAYKFISIKEYIWFHLFGEFVVDYSIASASGLLNLSKNEWDQEILQYIGMTKDQLSELVPITYKQELSHASIAQELGVSNSTPFVIGASDGVLANVGVGAGSNDKTVITIGTSGAIRRTVKEPKTDQHQRTFCYALTENSWVIGGATNNGGNAFRWFRDEWSKGKQMDDAQEMTKDVYEYLLSLAETSPAGAKGLLFMPFLNGERAPYWNPNARAGFVGIGNHHTQPDFIRSLLEGVIFSIYSVGLALRDLSGPLTEIRASGGFARSPLWLQILSDVFGKEIQIPSSHHASAFGAGIVALLGTGHLQSLEESDRWIDIKHMYEPNKQTNETYLELFELYESVYQALEQPFDQLARIQQRYKSQSTPLK, from the coding sequence ATGAATAACAAAGACACAATCATTTTAGGCATTGATATCGGAACAACAAGTGCTAAATCCGTATTATTTTATACAAACGGGGCCGTTTTAGCTTCAAGTGAAATTAGCTATCCGACATTATCCCCTCAACCTGCTTGGTCAGAGCAAGATCCTGAAGTCATTTTAAGGGCGGTAAAACTATCTGTCTCACAATCGATTGCGTCTTCCAATACTGAGCCAAGTAAAATCGCTGCAGCCGGATTTTCAACGGCCATGCACTCTTTGTTAGCTGTGACCAAAGAGGGAAAAGCGATGACAAATAGTATCATTTGGTCTGATAATCGTAGTGCAGAACAAGTAACTACGTTAAAGCAATCAAATGAAGCATTAGAATTTTATTTAAGGACAGGTACACCGATTCATACAATGTCACCGCTTTCAAAATTGTTGTGGATGAAAGAGCATACTCCTGATGTTTTTCAACGTGCGTATAAATTCATCTCCATTAAAGAATATATTTGGTTCCATTTATTTGGAGAGTTTGTTGTTGACTACTCCATTGCCTCAGCAAGTGGTCTCTTAAATCTCAGCAAAAATGAATGGGATCAAGAAATTCTCCAATATATAGGCATGACAAAAGATCAATTATCAGAACTTGTACCAATCACATACAAACAAGAGCTTAGCCATGCAAGTATCGCACAAGAATTAGGCGTTTCTAACTCGACTCCATTTGTCATTGGAGCGAGTGATGGTGTGCTGGCTAATGTTGGTGTGGGAGCAGGATCCAATGATAAAACGGTTATTACTATTGGAACGAGTGGAGCAATAAGAAGAACCGTAAAAGAACCTAAAACCGACCAACATCAACGAACATTTTGCTATGCGTTAACTGAAAATAGTTGGGTCATTGGTGGCGCGACAAACAATGGTGGTAATGCATTTCGATGGTTTCGAGATGAATGGTCCAAAGGAAAACAAATGGATGATGCACAAGAGATGACAAAGGACGTATACGAATATTTGTTAAGCCTCGCTGAGACATCTCCAGCAGGAGCAAAAGGACTGCTGTTCATGCCATTTCTAAATGGAGAGCGAGCGCCTTATTGGAACCCCAATGCTCGTGCGGGTTTTGTAGGAATTGGCAATCATCACACTCAACCTGATTTTATTCGTTCATTGCTAGAAGGCGTTATTTTTAGCATTTATTCTGTTGGACTTGCCTTACGTGATTTAAGTGGTCCATTGACAGAAATTCGTGCCTCAGGTGGCTTTGCCCGCTCACCATTATGGCTGCAAATTCTTTCTGATGTATTTGGGAAGGAAATTCAAATTCCATCAAGTCATCACGCTTCTGCATTTGGAGCGGGCATCGTCGCTTTACTCGGAACGGGGCATCTGCAGTCACTTGAGGAATCAGATCGTTGGATTGATATTAAGCACATGTATGAACCAAATAAACAAACAAATGAAACCTATCTAGAACTTTTTGAGTTATATGAATCCGTTTATCAAGCTCTAGAGCAGCCGTTCGATCAACTCGCTCGGATCCAGCAAAGGTATAAAAGTCAATCAACGCCTCTCAAGTAG
- a CDS encoding N-acetylmuramoyl-L-alanine amidase encodes MVKLFIDPGHGGTDPGAVGHGLQEKALTLEIGRQIRDILLREYVGVGVKMSRTTDVFLPLTERTRLANQWGATYFVSIHINAGGGSGFETFVHSSRRTQTVKLQSVMHDEMMTRLQVADRGQKAADFAVLRGTKMPAILTENLFIDRTTDAHKLKSGAFLRLVAEAHVFGLAQAFQLQKKSVIPSQNSMYRVQSGSFEVMKNANQVKKKIEEAGYSPFIRLENGLHKVQVGAFSNQSNAESLAAELRKKGFTAGVFRS; translated from the coding sequence ATGGTAAAGCTGTTTATTGATCCTGGTCATGGAGGCACAGATCCAGGAGCAGTGGGCCATGGTTTGCAGGAAAAAGCATTAACACTTGAGATTGGACGTCAAATACGGGATATATTGCTACGCGAATACGTTGGTGTGGGCGTGAAGATGAGCAGAACGACCGATGTTTTTTTACCTTTAACAGAACGAACCCGGTTAGCAAATCAATGGGGAGCAACCTATTTTGTATCTATTCATATTAATGCTGGCGGAGGGTCGGGTTTTGAAACCTTTGTTCATTCAAGTCGAAGAACACAAACCGTTAAGTTGCAATCGGTTATGCACGATGAAATGATGACTCGGTTACAAGTAGCAGATCGGGGGCAAAAAGCAGCTGACTTTGCTGTATTACGAGGAACAAAAATGCCTGCAATTTTAACTGAAAATCTGTTTATTGATCGAACGACTGATGCCCACAAGCTAAAAAGCGGAGCCTTTTTGCGGCTAGTAGCCGAGGCCCACGTATTTGGACTTGCCCAAGCATTTCAGTTACAAAAAAAGTCTGTTATACCAAGTCAAAATTCTATGTATCGAGTTCAAAGCGGCTCTTTTGAGGTAATGAAAAATGCGAATCAGGTTAAAAAAAAGATAGAAGAGGCGGGATATTCACCGTTTATTCGTCTTGAGAACGGGTTGCACAAAGTTCAAGTTGGAGCCTTTTCAAATCAATCAAATGCAGAGTCATTAGCTGCAGAGCTTCGTAAAAAAGGGTTTACTGCAGGTGTTTTTCGTTCATAA
- a CDS encoding iron-sulfur cluster biosynthesis family protein, whose translation MQLLLSDSVVTLYKEEMELKNGESVRLFVRVGGVGSGGFSVGVMRDEPSPNSYILEKQGIAFFVTEDDFWYVDGMTIDYNSDLDRVEFNQPRFLDAAHPEEHIKKEA comes from the coding sequence ATGCAATTATTATTATCAGACTCGGTCGTTACGTTATATAAAGAGGAAATGGAATTGAAGAATGGTGAATCCGTACGTTTATTTGTCCGTGTTGGAGGAGTTGGGTCTGGCGGATTTTCTGTAGGAGTAATGAGAGATGAACCAAGTCCTAACTCGTATATTCTTGAAAAACAAGGCATCGCTTTTTTTGTAACAGAAGATGATTTTTGGTATGTAGATGGAATGACCATTGACTATAATTCTGATCTTGATCGAGTTGAATTCAACCAACCCCGTTTTTTAGATGCAGCACATCCAGAGGAACACATAAAAAAAGAAGCGTAG
- a CDS encoding carboxypeptidase M32, translating to MSTEKKYLDLVQKQNHYNQALSLLAWDARTGAPKKGAGQRSEVIGTLSSEVFALSTSNEMESLLTELEASEDTIADITAKSIKESRKEYDRNTKIPAAEFKEYVTLQSQTETLWEEAKDKSDFEMFRPNLEKLIDFKKRFIGYYGEETGHAYNTLLDDYEPGVFVDTIDEVFSDLRKNLVPLVQAVTESAHQPKMDSLLTHFPKENQQALSLDILKEIGFDFSAGRMDETVHPFAIGINPYDVRVTTKYNESDFRVSLFGTIHEGGHALYEQNISPDLIGTPLSSGTSMGIHESQSLFWEKFVGQNFAFWERNYPLLKKHANGQFDNVSLEDFYFAVNQAKPSLIRIEADELTYCLHIILRYELEKALIEGSLAVKDLPHVWNEKMQEYLGVKPANDGEGVLQDVHWSFGAFGYFPSYALGYIYAAQLKEAFTKSNPGFDQLIQQGDYAPIRSWMTENVHQFGRGKKQADILKDTTGSGIDAKPLIQYLQSKYTKLYKL from the coding sequence ATGTCAACTGAAAAGAAATACTTAGATCTTGTTCAAAAACAGAATCATTATAACCAAGCCTTATCCTTACTCGCTTGGGATGCGCGCACTGGAGCTCCAAAAAAAGGCGCAGGACAGCGTTCTGAAGTCATTGGCACTCTTTCTTCTGAGGTGTTTGCTTTGTCTACATCTAATGAGATGGAATCATTATTGACTGAATTAGAAGCATCAGAAGATACGATTGCAGACATCACTGCAAAAAGCATCAAAGAATCTCGTAAAGAGTACGATCGCAATACAAAAATTCCTGCTGCTGAATTCAAAGAGTATGTAACTTTACAATCCCAAACAGAAACCCTTTGGGAGGAAGCAAAGGACAAATCAGATTTTGAGATGTTCCGCCCTAATTTAGAGAAATTAATTGACTTTAAAAAGCGGTTTATTGGCTATTATGGTGAAGAAACGGGCCATGCGTATAACACCTTATTGGATGATTATGAGCCAGGTGTTTTTGTTGACACCATCGATGAAGTATTCTCAGATCTTCGTAAAAATTTAGTCCCACTTGTTCAAGCTGTAACAGAATCAGCTCATCAGCCAAAAATGGACAGTTTATTAACTCATTTTCCAAAAGAAAATCAACAAGCATTAAGTCTTGATATCCTAAAAGAAATTGGCTTTGATTTTTCTGCAGGAAGAATGGATGAAACAGTTCACCCGTTTGCAATTGGAATTAACCCTTATGATGTACGTGTGACAACTAAATACAATGAGTCAGATTTTAGAGTATCGTTATTCGGAACCATTCACGAAGGTGGACATGCTTTATATGAACAAAACATCTCACCGGACCTCATTGGTACACCACTTAGTAGTGGGACGTCTATGGGGATTCATGAATCACAATCATTGTTCTGGGAGAAATTCGTCGGGCAAAACTTTGCGTTTTGGGAACGAAATTACCCTCTATTAAAAAAGCATGCGAATGGACAATTTGATAACGTTAGTCTTGAGGACTTTTATTTTGCGGTGAATCAAGCGAAACCTTCCTTAATTCGTATTGAAGCAGATGAGCTAACTTATTGCCTTCACATTATTCTTCGTTATGAATTAGAAAAAGCGTTAATTGAAGGAAGTTTAGCTGTAAAGGATCTTCCACATGTGTGGAATGAAAAAATGCAGGAGTATTTAGGCGTAAAACCAGCAAACGATGGGGAGGGTGTACTTCAGGATGTACACTGGTCTTTTGGCGCATTTGGCTATTTCCCTTCATATGCATTAGGTTACATTTATGCCGCTCAGCTAAAAGAGGCATTTACTAAATCTAATCCTGGTTTTGATCAACTCATTCAACAAGGTGACTATGCTCCAATCCGTAGTTGGATGACCGAGAACGTTCACCAATTTGGTCGAGGAAAAAAACAAGCCGATATATTAAAAGATACAACTGGATCCGGTATTGATGCAAAGCCATTAATTCAGTACCTTCAAAGCAAGTATACAAAACTCTATAAGTTATAA
- a CDS encoding MarC family protein, producing the protein MISFTLQAIVSIFAIMNPIGNIPIFLAMTESNSTKERRHIAFKAIATAFAILTAFLVVGPFLFKAFGITVDALRIAGGIIIFGIGYKLVSAKSTHSQALHEDEHKEGLEKEDISVTPLGTPLIAGPGTIATVMSLTSAHSDKISHSVSVFIAFTLILLVTFVIFYYSSWINDKLNKTELTIITRLMGLILTVMAVEMIVSGLSEVFSL; encoded by the coding sequence ATGATCTCATTTACGCTTCAAGCTATTGTATCCATTTTTGCGATTATGAATCCGATCGGTAATATTCCCATATTCCTAGCAATGACTGAATCCAATTCGACAAAGGAACGGCGCCATATTGCTTTTAAAGCAATTGCTACAGCATTTGCGATTTTAACTGCTTTTTTAGTTGTAGGTCCTTTTTTATTCAAAGCCTTTGGCATTACAGTAGATGCATTGCGGATAGCCGGAGGAATTATAATTTTTGGAATCGGTTATAAGTTAGTGAGTGCCAAATCAACACATAGTCAAGCACTCCATGAGGATGAACATAAAGAAGGATTAGAGAAAGAAGATATTTCTGTTACACCACTTGGTACTCCTCTTATTGCAGGACCTGGGACGATTGCAACGGTCATGAGCTTAACGTCTGCACACTCAGATAAGATTAGTCATTCCGTAAGTGTTTTTATTGCCTTTACTTTAATTTTGCTCGTTACATTTGTTATTTTTTATTACTCAAGTTGGATTAATGATAAATTAAATAAAACGGAGCTTACCATTATTACTCGGTTAATGGGACTTATTTTAACAGTTATGGCCGTTGAAATGATTGTTAGTGGACTGAGTGAGGTATTTTCACTTTAA